The following are from one region of the Centropristis striata isolate RG_2023a ecotype Rhode Island chromosome 19, C.striata_1.0, whole genome shotgun sequence genome:
- the svopb gene encoding synaptic vesicle 2-related protein: MDNWSRGPKIAYKRWNNPELRDEANLQGRSDEDQGTDYDICTIASARADLARRTSASGSEFDKTEVTFTVDDALDAIGFGKFQWKMSALTGLSWIADAMEMMILSILSPQLHCEWRLPGYQVALITSVVFIGMGFGSPAWGNFSDTYGRKAGLTICMCWALFYGLLSAFAPLYGWLLVLRGLVGVGIGGAPQSVTLYSEFLPVKTRGTCVMLIAGFWAIGSVFEVLLALVVMPTLGWRWLLGFSTIPMAIFVCFCFWLPESVRYHVLTGQMEKAMATLRRIAKENGKAMPEGRITTYRQNNRGRIKDLFTPQYRRTTLLLWFIWFANAFSYYGIILLTTELFQAGHSCAVTQGAKTEPSCSLECKYLTSGDYKDLLWTTLAEFPGVLLIIVAIERIGRKKSLALCFFMFSLFILTLYACMNRVAVTICIFIGRAFISGGFQVAFVYTPEVYPTETRALAMGTSSAAARLGALITPFIAQVLLRKSVYGTLSLYCGFSLLGGVASLFLPIETLGRGLQESSLDQEAGETTTTTTASQPNGTSKSSDQTQINHGE; this comes from the exons ATGGACAACTGGAGCAGAGGACCCAAGATTGCTTACAAGCGGTGGAACAATCCTGAACTGAG GGATGAGGCTAATTTACAGGGTCGCAGCGACGAGGACCAGGGCACAGACTATGACATCTGCACAATCGCCTCAGCAAGAGCCGACTTGGCAAGAAGAACATCTGCATCCGGATCTGAATTTGATAAAACTGAGG TAACCTTTACAGTCGATGATGCACTGGACGCCATCGGCTTTGGAAAGTTCCAGTGGAAAATGTCTGCGCTCACAGGACTGTCATGG ATAGCAGACGCCATGGAGATGATGATCCTCAGTATATTGAGCCCCCAGCTGCACTGTGAGTGGAGGCTGCCCGGCTATCAGGTGGCTCTCATAACATCG GTGGTGTTTATCGGAATGGGGTTCGGTTCACCTGCATGGGGGAATTTTTCCGACACATACGGCAGAAAAGCA GGTCTGACTATTTGTATGTGCTGGGCTCTGTTTTACGGCCTGCTGAGTGCCTTTGCTCCACTGTACGGCTGGCTCTTGGTCTTGCGGGGGCTAGTAGGCGTTGGCATTGGAGGAGCTCCTCAGTC GGTGACGCTGTACTCAGAATTCCTCCCAGTGAAGACAAGAGGCACCTGCGTCATGCTGATTGCG GGATTCTGGGCCATTGGATCCGTGTTCGAAGTCCTCCTGGCATTGGTGGTAATGCCCACTCTGGGCTGGAGGTGGCTGCTCGGCTTTTCAACTATACCAATGGCAATCTTTGTTTGCTTCTGCTTC TGGCTGCCTGAAAGTGTTCGCTATCATGTGCTGACGGGACAAATGGAGAAGGCCATGGCAACTTTAAGACGCATCGCTAAAGAGAATGGCAAAGCCATGCCTGAAGGAAGAATCACCACCTATAGACAG AATAACCGTGGACGGATCAAAGATCTCTTCACTCCTCAGTATAGGCGGACtactcttcttctgtggtttatATG GTTTGCAAATGCCTTCTCCTATTACGGCATAATTCTGTTGACAACTGAGCTGTTCCAAGCTGGACATTCATGTGCGG TGACGCAAGGGGCCAAGACTGAACCCAGCTGTAGTCTGGAATGCAAATATTTGACATCAGGTGACTACAAAGACCTTTTATGGACGACCTTGGCTGAATTCCCAG GTGTTTTACTCATCATTGTGGCAATTGAGCGCATTGGCAGAAAGAAGAGCCTGGCTCTGTGtttcttcatgttttctttgttcattCTGACATTATATGCTTGTATGAATag GGTAGCTGTTACAATCTGCATCTTCATTGGCAGAGCCTTTATCTCCGGAGGATTCCAAGTTGCTTTTGTTTACACACCAGAG GTGTACCCCACAGAAACCAGAGCCTTAGCAATGGGGACTTCAAGTGCCGCAGCCAGGTTGGGTGCCTTGATCACCCCCTTTATCGCACAG GTGTTGCTCAGGAAGTCAGTGTATGGGACCCTGTCGTTGTACTGTGGATTTAGTCTTCTGGGTGGTGTTGCATCCTTGTTCCTGCCCATTGAGACGTTGGGCAGGGGTCTGCAGGAGTCCAGTCTTGATCAGGAGGCCGGAGAGacgaccaccaccaccacagccAGCCAGCCAAATGGTACATCAAAGTCCTCAGACCAGACGCAGATCAACCatggagaataa